A region from the Biomphalaria glabrata chromosome 14, xgBioGlab47.1, whole genome shotgun sequence genome encodes:
- the LOC129922934 gene encoding uncharacterized protein LOC129922934, producing MPNYLPQQLAQLPALTTCPTTCPNYMPNYLPQQLAQLPALTTCPTTCPNLLVQLLAQLPAPTYLFNYLPDYLPQPTCPTTSPNLLVQLPVPTYLPNLLAQLPVPTYFPNYLPQPTCPTTCPNLLAQQPAPTYVPNNLPQLLAQVPAPTYLPNYLPQSTCPTTCPNLLVLLLAPTYLPNYSPNYLHNYRRSPQKLFRLKSSMGDN from the coding sequence ATGCCCAACTACCTGCCCCAACAACTTGCCCAACTACCTGCCCTAACTACATGCCCAACTACCTGCCCTAACTACATGCCCAACTACCTGCCCCAACAACTTGCCCAACTACCTGCCCTAACTACATGCCCAACTACCTGCCCCAACCTACTTGTCCAACTACTTGCCCAACTACCTGCCCCAACCTACTTGTTTAACTACTTGCCCGACTACCTGCCCCAACCTACTTGCCCAACTACCAGCCCCAACCTACTTGTCCAACTACCTGTACCAACCTACTTGCCCAACCTACTTGCCCAACTACCTGTCCCAACCTACTTTCCCAACTACCTGCCCCAACCTACTTGCCCAACAACCTGCCCCAACCTACTTGCCCAACAACCTGCCCCAACCTACGTGCCCAACAACCTGCCCCAACTACTTGCACAAGTACCTGCCCCAACCTACTTGCCCAACTACCTGCCCCAATCTACTTGCCCAACTACCTGCCCCAACCTTCTTGTCCTACTACTTGCCCCAACCTACTTGCCCAACTACTCGCCCAACTACCTGCACAACTACAGACGATCTCCACAGAAACTATTCCGTTTAAAGAGCAGCATGGGGGATAACTGA